From the genome of Papaver somniferum cultivar HN1 chromosome 2, ASM357369v1, whole genome shotgun sequence, one region includes:
- the LOC113349073 gene encoding uncharacterized protein LOC113349073: MLASLKFPPTLPSNRFFCCHCTSSPRTEQPTIDMVKYEEAFAKRMAMAGLKPHHRIAVGVSGGPDSVALCVLTSQWKKDALIGIDEKDGCVDGLLAIVVDHGLRKESKDEANVVHDRVSKLGVRCEIASCDWLDGRPKLGHLQEAARDMRYQILQNVCLENQISVLLIAHHADDQAELFILRLSRNSGVLGLAGTAFISELFPTNIHYYGETSCTDGILLVRPLLDFSKEDMYEICRKGSISWVEDPTNQSPLFARNRIRLSLGNSKIGTFRSEVQALVSACRKTRSFVDRICSNLINQTVTVNARGYVTIDVEKLDPSNVEDICLSKFFTLILQFISQRHRPVRGRTSKLLLEYVRNFPIKTSLTAAACYICPAPRSNGTKILVCCSVDSPLPSEMASSHKYFCEGNKHFTTSDVKDILMNAKSYSDCLVLPDASDVPFLHATTSESILGEAKRRRLLSESTHESIYLLQKEEMKHFNTKTEIILPEHESRQDIKHSSTHLRYAVGPGQFHHFMNRFLLMWRVQKLPAGEIASNWNAELVSQDFPCSSCVVGQEASVRTMVEADWLYLARLSKGQTLESCQEDKLLSACKMGKKVSCSDYVRLSAQKALLILKLIPVAARRGLPVLVNPQGLLLSIPNICFKYCRYLSVSATYKPRVPLGGGHSSFL; this comes from the exons ATGTTAGCTTCACTCAAATTCCCCCCCACTCTTCCTTCAAATCGTTTCTTCTGCTGCCACTGTACCTCTTCACCCCGTACAGAACAACCCACTATTGACATGGTCAAATACGAAGAAGCTTTTGCTAAGAGGATGGCAATGGCTGGACTCAAACCTCATCACAGAATTG CTGTAGGAGTTTCAGGAGGACCAGATAGTGTGGCTCTTTGTGTATTGACATCTCAGTGGAAAAAGGATGCCCTAATTGGAATTGATGAAAAAGATGGGTGTGTAGATGGGCTATTAGCCATTGTAGTTGACCATGGTTTACGAAAAGAGAGCAAAGATGAAGCAAATGTAGTCCACGATAGGGTTTCGAAACTGG GTGTTAGATGTGAAATTGCAAGTTGTGACTGGTTAGATGGAAGGCCAAAGCTGGGACATTTGCAAGAAGCCGCTCGTGATATGAG GTATCAAATTCTGCAGAATGTTTGCCTGGAAAACCAAATTAGTGTGCTGCTTATTGCACACCATGCGGATGATCAG GCTGAATTGTTCATTTTACGATTATCTCGCAACAGTGGTGTTCTTGGGCTTGCTGGAACAGCATTTATTTCTGAATTGTTCCCTACAAACATCCATTACTATGGTGAAACTTCTTGTACTGATGGGATTCTATTAGTACGCCCTCTGCTGGACTTCTCGAAAGAAGATATGTATGAA ATATGTCGAAAAGGTAGTATCTCATGGGTTGAAGATCCAACAAATCAGAGTCCATTGTTCGCTCGTAACAGGATCCGTCTATCATTGGGAAATTCAAAAATAG GTACCTTCAGATCTGAAGTGCAAGCGCTTGTTTCTGCCTGTCGAAAAACACGTTCTTTTGTTGATAGAATTTGCTCTAATCTGATAAATCAGACTGTGACTGTCAATGCT CGTGGATATGTTACCATTGATGTAGAGAAGCTGGATCCTTCAAATGTTGAAGATATATGCCTGTCCAAGTTTTTTACATTAATTTTGCAG TTTATTTCACAAAGGCATAGGCCAGTTAGAGGCAGAACTTCAAAGTTGTTGTTGGAATATGTGCGGAACTTTCCTATCAAG ACTTCTCTTACTGCAGCAGCTTGCTACATTTGCCCAGCTCCACGATCTAATGGCACAAAaatcctggtttgctgctctgtTGATTCTCCTTTACCATCAGAAATGGCTTCTTCTCACAAGTACTTTTGTGAAGGAAACAAGCATTTTACAACTAGCGATGTGAAGGATATACTTATGAACGCGAAATCATATTCAGATTGTTTGGTCCTACCGGATGCCTCAGATGTGCCATTTCTACACGCAACAACCTCAGAATCTATTCTAGGAGAAGCAAAAAGACGCCGTCTTCTTAGTGAATCTACTCATGAAAGCATttacttattgcaaaaagaggaAATGAAGCATTTCAACACCAAAACTGAAATTATATTACCAGAACATGAGTCAAGGCAGGACATAAAACATTCCAGTACTCATCTGAGATACGCAGTTGGGCCTGGTCAATTCCACCATTTTATGAACAGATTCTTGTTAATGTGGAGAGTTCAAAAGCTACCCGCTGGGGAGATTGCTTCAAACTGGAACGCGGAATTGGTATCTCAGGATTTTCCTTGCAGTTCATGCGTGGTTGGCCAGGAAGCTTCAGTGCGCACAATGGTGGAAGCTGATTGGCTGTATCTTGCTAGGCTTTCTAAAGGTCAAACACTAGAATCATGTCAAGAAGATAAACTTTTGTCTGCTTGTAAGATGGGGAAGAAAGTCTCATGTTCAGATTATGTGAGGCTATCAGCACAGAAAGCTCTCCTGATCTTGAAATTAATTCCTGTAGCTGCAAGGAGAGGCTTACCCGTCCTAGTGAATCCTCAAGGGCTACTGCTTAGTATTCCG AACATTTGTTTCAAATATTGTCGATACTTGTCAGTTTCTGCTACATACAAGCCGCGGGTACCCCTTGGAGGAGGTCATAGTTCATTTCTCTAG